One window from the genome of Nicotiana tomentosiformis chromosome 5, ASM39032v3, whole genome shotgun sequence encodes:
- the LOC138892167 gene encoding uncharacterized protein, producing the protein MDYKNLQYIFKQKELNLRQRRWLELLKDYDTDILYHPGKANNVADALSQKSMDILAHLEAYQRPLAKEVHRLASLGVRLADASEGGVVVQNRAKSSLMVEVKEKQYNDPLLVVEDKSLIVPVETIEVNEELTYEKIPVVILDRQV; encoded by the exons atggacTATAAgaaccttcaatatattttcaaacagaaggaattgaatcttagacaaagaagatggcttgagttactcaaggattatgacactgatattctatatcatccgggaaaggctaaTAATGTGGCGGATGCTCTAAGCCAGAAATCTATGGACattttggctcacttggaggcatatcaaaggccattggccaaggaggttcatcggttggctagtttgggagttcgtcttgcggatgctagtgaaggaggggtggttgtgcaaaatagggccaaATCATCACTTATGgtggaggtcaaggagaagcaatacaatgatccattgttg gtggttgaagATAAGTCACTTAtcgttccggttgagactattgaggttaatgaagaattgacttatgaaaaaATTCCAGTtgtcattcttgataggcaagtttga